In a genomic window of Gigantopelta aegis isolate Gae_Host chromosome 9, Gae_host_genome, whole genome shotgun sequence:
- the LOC121380409 gene encoding splicing factor 3B subunit 1-like isoform X2, giving the protein MSGGWSSKIQHVRTLCGKTPDPKLNARTYADVMTELQLGKEQAGLRKQMSEKAKAGELRAVNGAGGDSSQKVPERKRKRWDMSKQDEAPAKKKSSSWDAAEAGTPSNSRWDETPGRSKGEQTPGATPGGSQRQWDTTPGHATPGMATPVRSDGTPGHQPTPSARRNRWDETPRTERETPGHATPGHGTPGHGSGWAETPRTDRGGDLIESTPTPSASKRRSRWDETPGSSTPSAMTPSMTPGGGATPSLTPGGHTPGGHTPSQMTPGGLTPGGFTPGGFTPSGTTPTGVKAMNMATPTPGHLMSMTPEQLQAYTWQREIDERNRPMGDDELDSMFPPGYKVLQPPAGYVPIRTPARKLIATPTPMAGTPAGFRMQTPDRKTEIVDMQPKGNLPMMKPDDMQYFDKLLVDVDEETLTPEEQKERKIMKLLLKIKNGTPPMRKAALRQITDKARDFGAGPLFNQILPLLMSPTLEDQERHLLVKVIDRILYKLDDLVRPYVHKILVVIEPLLIDEDYYARVEGREIISNLAKAAGLATMISTMRPDIDNMDEYVRNTTARAFAVVASALGIPSLLPFLKAVCKSKKSWQARHTGIKIVQQIAILMGCAILPHLKNLVEIIEHGLVDEQQKVRTITALALAALAEAATPYGIESFDSVLKPLWKGIRQHRGKGLAAFLKAIGYLIPLMDAEYANYYTREVMLILIREFQSPDEEMKKIVLKVVKQCCATDGVEPQYIKDEILPAFFKHFWNQRMALDRRNYRQLVDTTVEIANKVGAAEIVGRVVDDLKDEAEQYRKMVMETIEKIVANLGAADIDSRLEEQLIDGILYAFQEQTTEDVVMLNGFGTVINALGKRVKPYLPQICGTILWRLNNKSAKVRQQAADLISRIAIVMKTCQEEKLMGHLGVVLYEYLGEEYPEVLGSILGALKGIVNVIGMTKMTPPIKDLLPRLTPILKNRHEKVQENCIDLVGRIADRGAEFVSAREWMRICFELLELLKAHKKAIRRATVNTFGYIAKAIGPHDVLATLLNNLKVQERQNRVCTTVAIAIVAETCSPFTVLPALMNEYRVPELNVQNGVLKSLSFMFEYIGEMGKDYIYAVSPLFEDALMDRDLVHRQTSMAAIQHMALGVYGFGCEDALTHLLNYVWPNIFESSPHVVQAFMGAIEGLRVAIGPSKILQYALQGLFHPARKVRDVYWKVYNTVYIGAQDGMIPAYPRISNDAKNQYIRYELDYVL; this is encoded by the exons ATGTCTGGAGGATGGAGCTCGAAGATCCAGCACGTACGTACATTGT GCGGCAAAACTCCAGACCCCAAGCTGAATGCAAGAACATATGCAGATGTGATGACAGAGTTACAGCTGGGAAAAGAACAG GCTGGACTACGCAAACAGATGTCTGAAAAGGCCAAGGCAGGAGAACTGCGTGCTGTGAATGGCGCTGGTGGAGACTCCAGCCAGAAGGTGCCAGAGAGGAAACGAAAGCGATGGGACATGAGCAAGCAGGATGAGGCTCCGGCCAAGAAGAAATCGTCATCGTGGGATGCCGCCGAGGCTGGCACACCGTCTAACAGTAGGTGGGACGAGACACCGGGGAGGTCTAAGGGGGAGCAGACCCCTGGAGCCACCCCTGGTGGCAGCCAAAGACAGTGGGACACTACTCCCGGCCACGCCACGCCCGGAATGGCCACGCCCGTTCGTAGTGATGGCACACCCGGTCATCAGCCAACACCGAGCGCTAGGAGAAATAGATGGGATGAAACGCCTCGCACAGAAAGAG AAACGCCGGGTCATGCTACTCCTGGGCATGGCACACCGGGGCATGGCAGCGGCTGGGCAGAGACCCCGAGGACAGACCGTGGTGGGGATCTGATAGAGAGCACACCCACCCCTTCTGCCAGCAAGAGACGATCACGCTGGGACGAGACGCCCGGCTCATCCACCCCAAGTGCAATGACTCCCTCGATGACACCCGGAGGTGGGGCTACCCCGAGTTTGACTCCAGGGGGCCACACGCCTGGTGGTCACACCCCTAGTCAGATGACCCCGGGTGGGTTGACCCCAGGGGGATTTACTCCCGGAGGATTCACACCAAGTGGAACCACCCCGACTGGTGTTAAGGCTATGAATATGGCCACACCCACTCCTGGTCACCTGATGTCTATGACGCCCGAACAGCTGCAGGCGTACACCTGGCAGAGAGAAATTGACGAAAGAAATAGACCTATGGGAGACGATGAACTCGACAGCATGTTTCCACCGGGATATAAG gtTCTCCAACCTCCTGCAGGATATGTTCCAATCCGAACTCCAGCTCGTAAACTAATAGCCACACCGACTCCAATGGCTGGGACACCTGCGGGCTTCCGTATGCAAACTCCAGACAGAAAGACGGAAATTGTAGACATGCAGCCTAAAGGCAACCTGCCCATGATGAAGCCTGACGACATGCAGTACTTTGATAAACTGCTA GTTGATGTAGACGAAGAGACGTTGACTCCAGAAGaacagaaggaaagaaagatcATGAAGCTGTTGCTTAAAATCAAGAACGGAACACCTCCAATGAGAAAA GCAGCCCTCAGGCAGATCACAGACAAGGCTCGGGATTTTGGTGCTGGACCTTTGTTCAATCAGATCCTGCCACTCTTGATGTCCCCGACTCTTGAAGATCAGGAGCGCCATCTGTTGGTCAAGGTCATTGACCGAATTCTCTACAAGCTTGACGACTTGGTGCGTCCATACGTCCACAAGATACTAGTCGTCATTGAGCCGCTGTTGATTGACGAAGATTATTACGCTCGTGTTGAGGGCAGAGAAATCATCTCTAATTTGGCCAAG GCTGCGGGTCTTGCGACTATGATTTCGACGATGAGACCAGACATTGACAACATGGACGAGTACGTCCGTAACACGACGGCCCGTGCGTTCGCTGTCGTCGCGTCCGCCCTGGGAATCCCGTCTCTCCTGCCCTTCCTGAAGGCCGTGTGTAAGAGCAAGAAGTCGTGGCAGGCCAGGCACACTGGCATCAAGATTGTACAGCAGATCGCCATCCTCATGGGCTGTGCCATTCTACCCCATTTGAAGAACTTGGTGGAAATTATTGAACATG GTCTGGTTGATGAGCAGCAGAAGGTACGAACTATCACTGCGTTAGCTCTGGCTGCCTTGGCCGAAGCTGCTACACCGTACGGTATCGAGTCCTTTGACAGTGTGCTCAAACCTCTGTGGAAGGGCATCAGACAGCATAGAGGAAAG GGTTTGGCAGCTTTCTTGAAGGCTATCGGTTACCTGATTCCGTTGATGGATGCCGAGTATGCTAACTACTACACGAGGGAAGTGATGTTGATCCTCATCCGAGAGTTCCAGTCTCCCGACGAGGAAATGAAGAAAATAGTCCTGAAG gtGGTGAAGCAGTGTTGTGCAACAGATGGTGTTGAGCCACAGTACATCAAAGATGAAATCCTGCCAGCTTTCTTTAAACATTTCTGGAACCAAAGAATGGCTTTGGATCGTAGGAATTATCGACAG CTGGTGGACACGACTGTAGAGATAGCCAACAAGGTGGGCGCGGCGGAGATCGTGGGCCGCGTGGTGGATGATCTGAAGGATGAGGCGGAGCAGTACCGGAAGATGGTAATGGAGACCATCGAGAAGATCGTCGCAAACCTCGGCGCAGCTGACATCGACTCGCGGCTCGAGGAGCAGCTCATAGACGGAATACTGTACGCCTTCCAGGAGCAGACCACAGAG GATGTGGTTATGCTGAATGGTTTTGGTACTGTGATCAACGCACTCGGTAAGCGGGTGAAGCCGTACCTGCCACAGATCTGTGGTACGATCCTGTGGCGTCTCAACAACAAGTCGGCTAAAGTGAGACAGCAGGCCGCGGATCTCATATCAAGGATTGCCATTGTCATGAAGACATGCCAGGAG GAGAAGCTGATGGGTCACCTGGGTGTGGTCTTGTACGAGTATCTGGGAGAGGAGTACCCGGAGGTTCTGGGTTCAATCCTCGGGGCTCTGAAGGGCATCGTCAATGTGATCGGTATGACGAAGATGACGCCGCCCATCAAGGATCTCCTGCCTCGACTTACACCCATCTTAAAAAACAG ACATGAGAAAGTCCAGGAGAACTGCATTGATCTGGTTGGTCGAATCGCTGACCGGGGTGCGGAGTTCGTGTCAGCAAGGGAATGGATGAGGATCTGTTTCGAACTGCTGGAACTTCTCAAGGCCCACAAGAAGGCCATCAGGAGGGCGACCGTTAACACATTCGGTTACATCGCTAAGGCCATCGG CCCACATGATGTGCTTGCTACGTTGTTGAATAACTTGAAGGTACAAGAACGTCAGAACCGTGTGTGTACGACGGTCGCTATCGCCATCGTCGCCGAGACATGTTCGCCGTTTACTGTTCTCCCAGCTCTGATGAACGAGTACCGGGTTCCTGAACTGAATGTGCAGAACGGGGTCCTCAAGTCTCTGTCATTCATGTTCGAATACATCGGGGAGATGGGCAAAGATTACATCTATGCTGTTTCACCTCTCTTTGAAGATGCTCTTATGGACAG AGATCTTGTGCACAGACAGACATCAATGGCAGCTATTCAACACATGGCTCTGGGCGTGTACGGTTTCGGCTGTGAGGATGCCCTGACCCACTTGTTGAATTACGTGTGGCCCAACATCTTCGAGTCATCGCCGCATGTTGTGCAGGCTTTTATGGGAGCCATCGAGGGTCTCAGGGTCGCAATTGGTCCGTCAAAGATTTTACAATACGCCTTACAG
- the LOC121380409 gene encoding splicing factor 3B subunit 1-like isoform X3 — translation MELEDPARGKTPDPKLNARTYADVMTELQLGKEQAGLRKQMSEKAKAGELRAVNGAGGDSSQKVPERKRKRWDMSKQDEAPAKKKSSSWDAAEAGTPSNSRWDETPGRSKGEQTPGATPGGSQRQWDTTPGHATPGMATPVRSDGTPGHQPTPSARRNRWDETPRTERETPGHATPGHGTPGHGSGWAETPRTDRGGDLIESTPTPSASKRRSRWDETPGSSTPSAMTPSMTPGGGATPSLTPGGHTPGGHTPSQMTPGGLTPGGFTPGGFTPSGTTPTGVKAMNMATPTPGHLMSMTPEQLQAYTWQREIDERNRPMGDDELDSMFPPGYKVLQPPAGYVPIRTPARKLIATPTPMAGTPAGFRMQTPDRKTEIVDMQPKGNLPMMKPDDMQYFDKLLVDVDEETLTPEEQKERKIMKLLLKIKNGTPPMRKAALRQITDKARDFGAGPLFNQILPLLMSPTLEDQERHLLVKVIDRILYKLDDLVRPYVHKILVVIEPLLIDEDYYARVEGREIISNLAKAAGLATMISTMRPDIDNMDEYVRNTTARAFAVVASALGIPSLLPFLKAVCKSKKSWQARHTGIKIVQQIAILMGCAILPHLKNLVEIIEHGLVDEQQKVRTITALALAALAEAATPYGIESFDSVLKPLWKGIRQHRGKGLAAFLKAIGYLIPLMDAEYANYYTREVMLILIREFQSPDEEMKKIVLKVVKQCCATDGVEPQYIKDEILPAFFKHFWNQRMALDRRNYRQLVDTTVEIANKVGAAEIVGRVVDDLKDEAEQYRKMVMETIEKIVANLGAADIDSRLEEQLIDGILYAFQEQTTEDVVMLNGFGTVINALGKRVKPYLPQICGTILWRLNNKSAKVRQQAADLISRIAIVMKTCQEEKLMGHLGVVLYEYLGEEYPEVLGSILGALKGIVNVIGMTKMTPPIKDLLPRLTPILKNRHEKVQENCIDLVGRIADRGAEFVSAREWMRICFELLELLKAHKKAIRRATVNTFGYIAKAIGPHDVLATLLNNLKVQERQNRVCTTVAIAIVAETCSPFTVLPALMNEYRVPELNVQNGVLKSLSFMFEYIGEMGKDYIYAVSPLFEDALMDRDLVHRQTSMAAIQHMALGVYGFGCEDALTHLLNYVWPNIFESSPHVVQAFMGAIEGLRVAIGPSKILQYALQGLFHPARKVRDVYWKVYNTVYIGAQDGMIPAYPRISNDAKNQYIRYELDYVL, via the exons ATGGAGCTCGAAGATCCAGCAC GCGGCAAAACTCCAGACCCCAAGCTGAATGCAAGAACATATGCAGATGTGATGACAGAGTTACAGCTGGGAAAAGAACAG GCTGGACTACGCAAACAGATGTCTGAAAAGGCCAAGGCAGGAGAACTGCGTGCTGTGAATGGCGCTGGTGGAGACTCCAGCCAGAAGGTGCCAGAGAGGAAACGAAAGCGATGGGACATGAGCAAGCAGGATGAGGCTCCGGCCAAGAAGAAATCGTCATCGTGGGATGCCGCCGAGGCTGGCACACCGTCTAACAGTAGGTGGGACGAGACACCGGGGAGGTCTAAGGGGGAGCAGACCCCTGGAGCCACCCCTGGTGGCAGCCAAAGACAGTGGGACACTACTCCCGGCCACGCCACGCCCGGAATGGCCACGCCCGTTCGTAGTGATGGCACACCCGGTCATCAGCCAACACCGAGCGCTAGGAGAAATAGATGGGATGAAACGCCTCGCACAGAAAGAG AAACGCCGGGTCATGCTACTCCTGGGCATGGCACACCGGGGCATGGCAGCGGCTGGGCAGAGACCCCGAGGACAGACCGTGGTGGGGATCTGATAGAGAGCACACCCACCCCTTCTGCCAGCAAGAGACGATCACGCTGGGACGAGACGCCCGGCTCATCCACCCCAAGTGCAATGACTCCCTCGATGACACCCGGAGGTGGGGCTACCCCGAGTTTGACTCCAGGGGGCCACACGCCTGGTGGTCACACCCCTAGTCAGATGACCCCGGGTGGGTTGACCCCAGGGGGATTTACTCCCGGAGGATTCACACCAAGTGGAACCACCCCGACTGGTGTTAAGGCTATGAATATGGCCACACCCACTCCTGGTCACCTGATGTCTATGACGCCCGAACAGCTGCAGGCGTACACCTGGCAGAGAGAAATTGACGAAAGAAATAGACCTATGGGAGACGATGAACTCGACAGCATGTTTCCACCGGGATATAAG gtTCTCCAACCTCCTGCAGGATATGTTCCAATCCGAACTCCAGCTCGTAAACTAATAGCCACACCGACTCCAATGGCTGGGACACCTGCGGGCTTCCGTATGCAAACTCCAGACAGAAAGACGGAAATTGTAGACATGCAGCCTAAAGGCAACCTGCCCATGATGAAGCCTGACGACATGCAGTACTTTGATAAACTGCTA GTTGATGTAGACGAAGAGACGTTGACTCCAGAAGaacagaaggaaagaaagatcATGAAGCTGTTGCTTAAAATCAAGAACGGAACACCTCCAATGAGAAAA GCAGCCCTCAGGCAGATCACAGACAAGGCTCGGGATTTTGGTGCTGGACCTTTGTTCAATCAGATCCTGCCACTCTTGATGTCCCCGACTCTTGAAGATCAGGAGCGCCATCTGTTGGTCAAGGTCATTGACCGAATTCTCTACAAGCTTGACGACTTGGTGCGTCCATACGTCCACAAGATACTAGTCGTCATTGAGCCGCTGTTGATTGACGAAGATTATTACGCTCGTGTTGAGGGCAGAGAAATCATCTCTAATTTGGCCAAG GCTGCGGGTCTTGCGACTATGATTTCGACGATGAGACCAGACATTGACAACATGGACGAGTACGTCCGTAACACGACGGCCCGTGCGTTCGCTGTCGTCGCGTCCGCCCTGGGAATCCCGTCTCTCCTGCCCTTCCTGAAGGCCGTGTGTAAGAGCAAGAAGTCGTGGCAGGCCAGGCACACTGGCATCAAGATTGTACAGCAGATCGCCATCCTCATGGGCTGTGCCATTCTACCCCATTTGAAGAACTTGGTGGAAATTATTGAACATG GTCTGGTTGATGAGCAGCAGAAGGTACGAACTATCACTGCGTTAGCTCTGGCTGCCTTGGCCGAAGCTGCTACACCGTACGGTATCGAGTCCTTTGACAGTGTGCTCAAACCTCTGTGGAAGGGCATCAGACAGCATAGAGGAAAG GGTTTGGCAGCTTTCTTGAAGGCTATCGGTTACCTGATTCCGTTGATGGATGCCGAGTATGCTAACTACTACACGAGGGAAGTGATGTTGATCCTCATCCGAGAGTTCCAGTCTCCCGACGAGGAAATGAAGAAAATAGTCCTGAAG gtGGTGAAGCAGTGTTGTGCAACAGATGGTGTTGAGCCACAGTACATCAAAGATGAAATCCTGCCAGCTTTCTTTAAACATTTCTGGAACCAAAGAATGGCTTTGGATCGTAGGAATTATCGACAG CTGGTGGACACGACTGTAGAGATAGCCAACAAGGTGGGCGCGGCGGAGATCGTGGGCCGCGTGGTGGATGATCTGAAGGATGAGGCGGAGCAGTACCGGAAGATGGTAATGGAGACCATCGAGAAGATCGTCGCAAACCTCGGCGCAGCTGACATCGACTCGCGGCTCGAGGAGCAGCTCATAGACGGAATACTGTACGCCTTCCAGGAGCAGACCACAGAG GATGTGGTTATGCTGAATGGTTTTGGTACTGTGATCAACGCACTCGGTAAGCGGGTGAAGCCGTACCTGCCACAGATCTGTGGTACGATCCTGTGGCGTCTCAACAACAAGTCGGCTAAAGTGAGACAGCAGGCCGCGGATCTCATATCAAGGATTGCCATTGTCATGAAGACATGCCAGGAG GAGAAGCTGATGGGTCACCTGGGTGTGGTCTTGTACGAGTATCTGGGAGAGGAGTACCCGGAGGTTCTGGGTTCAATCCTCGGGGCTCTGAAGGGCATCGTCAATGTGATCGGTATGACGAAGATGACGCCGCCCATCAAGGATCTCCTGCCTCGACTTACACCCATCTTAAAAAACAG ACATGAGAAAGTCCAGGAGAACTGCATTGATCTGGTTGGTCGAATCGCTGACCGGGGTGCGGAGTTCGTGTCAGCAAGGGAATGGATGAGGATCTGTTTCGAACTGCTGGAACTTCTCAAGGCCCACAAGAAGGCCATCAGGAGGGCGACCGTTAACACATTCGGTTACATCGCTAAGGCCATCGG CCCACATGATGTGCTTGCTACGTTGTTGAATAACTTGAAGGTACAAGAACGTCAGAACCGTGTGTGTACGACGGTCGCTATCGCCATCGTCGCCGAGACATGTTCGCCGTTTACTGTTCTCCCAGCTCTGATGAACGAGTACCGGGTTCCTGAACTGAATGTGCAGAACGGGGTCCTCAAGTCTCTGTCATTCATGTTCGAATACATCGGGGAGATGGGCAAAGATTACATCTATGCTGTTTCACCTCTCTTTGAAGATGCTCTTATGGACAG AGATCTTGTGCACAGACAGACATCAATGGCAGCTATTCAACACATGGCTCTGGGCGTGTACGGTTTCGGCTGTGAGGATGCCCTGACCCACTTGTTGAATTACGTGTGGCCCAACATCTTCGAGTCATCGCCGCATGTTGTGCAGGCTTTTATGGGAGCCATCGAGGGTCTCAGGGTCGCAATTGGTCCGTCAAAGATTTTACAATACGCCTTACAG